From one Leishmania panamensis strain MHOM/PA/94/PSC-1 chromosome 9 sequence genomic stretch:
- a CDS encoding hypothetical protein (TriTrypDB/GeneDB-style sysID: LpmP.09.0330) yields MKKIYHIPTGNSAEDEQNNKRQAKRYRVYFIILAVLVALLLMLTTILTPMLLLQHHDNQLEQRHRDEERLAAKDYATTFRDAILGAISAVYGVEGYIMGVMKTLPNLNDTPAQRVEGQYFPQFYRYAELVASAAPHISLFATAPGGVILQVYPLKEESPLKGWDLLNSSGSGTNHTDPAEGQRQDPYTVISTGMLDLTGPYKSSILPTIDGEKSYDEVNMWWVDLRQPIYNATSTALISNSTFWGFGIVIFSVDGLMQRYNFTKAMDINEMAYIVYTMDNASSGSCTVIIASPIFNGETDCNTPNMQKFIKEATTRDVLSEKISWRISLKSTKRVNQFTPKVRNIIIISSIIGVFALFALCVCMIVRCTRVYDGTKHAPKMAPFAMLTIGPCRGEELWDLASDQMVEVTERLGHVLAQQMVRHGAYQIQQVHPLTTSYVMRSVAAAVQMAFSTIEELYSCPIDDPLRRLLGDEGRLLLSYAVHWCTDAAVRLEVMGNGLRYEGPDVVYSGRMWVFAGPNVVTVSPAALPSAKRMPHVKCKLFDSVFLRGVTTRQDLYVVTDTSNHHLKEAEAFAAEQVRRARQAQLQYTAGKETEPGSTLYTPQGRLFTYPGIGYENSDLDNDSLCLARTAADGASAASGNRISSHPIPFANSTGGSHVAAGGIRKGARKDGGVGSCSVPASTPDGVLAGTGENGSESPSALSFVVPQRRMVRRPARKNKLSNVVLGSPTSSSNVANVQTGNAVEMAAVNPQTPLLQHNATLSSSASTSGTNDISGNHSRSAIGAANNAQHPDVLPTNPLVVVPPSTTMVAAAHGPGGGSGGSSSSTSSRNCESSVWRPGNIPPFVGDNPLAGSNTGPGPTGGRGAVSSLSVCGTSHNSDGSAALQDNASVLDNFSSDLLLRPAISSQSDLLLRAVFDRQAVALDLSYDSVRVLVYYFYSSYKILFRPLAAPELHNIYRRLVTAFGVPQQGILEHLAARCATRFLQRHEETQTRLWDQQHRLQAHIRSVSASTAVATSSVSDDEAANISD; encoded by the coding sequence ATGAAGAAGATATACCATATCCCCACCGGCAACTCGGCCGAGGATGAGCAAAACAACAAGCGCCAGGCAAAGCGGTACCGTGTGTACTTCATCATTCTAGCCGTCTTGGTCGCCTTGTTGCTTATGCTAACCACGATTCTAACACCAATGCTACTCCTGCAGCATCACGACAACCAactcgagcagcggcaccgggaCGAGGAGAGGCTAGCGGCGAAGGACTACGCCACAACATTTCGCGACGCCATCCTCGGGGCCATCTCGGCTGTGTACGGGGTAGAGGGGTACATCATGGGAGTGATGAAGACGCTGCCGAACCTCAACGACACCCCTGCCCAGCGCGTAGAAGGCCAATACTTTCCACAGTTCTATAGGTATGCCGAGCTGGTGGCCTCCGCGGCACCGCACATCAGCCTCTTCGCAACCGCGCCAGGCGGCGTTATACTGCAGGTATACCCGCTCAAAGAGGAGAGTCCCCTGAAAGGCTGGGACCTGCTCAACAGCTCCGGCTCGGGCACAAACCACACAGACCCGGCTGAAGGGCAGCGTCAGGATCCCTACACCGTCATTAGCACCGGTATGCTCGACCTGACAGGGCCATACAAAAGTTCTATATTGCCAACAATCGACGGAGAGAAGAGCTATGATGAAGTGAACATGTGGTGGGTCGATCTCCGCCAGCCCATCTACAACGCGACCTCTACAGCGCTGATTTCAAACTCAACGTTCTGGGGCTTTGGGATTGTCATCTTTAGCGTGGATGGACTCATGCAACGCTACAACTTCACGAAGGCAATGGACATTAATGAAATGGCTTACATTGTCTACACAATGGATAACGCCTCTTCGGGCTCTTGCACAGTCATCATTGCATCACCGATTTTCAACGGCGAGACTGACTGTAACACACCGAACATGCAGAAGTTCATTAAGGAGGCCACTACCCGTGACGTCCTCAGTGAGAAGATCTCGTGGAGGATCTCCTTGAAGAGCACGAAGCGGGTAAACCAGTTTACCCCCAAAGTGCGCAACATCATCATTATTTCGTCCATTATCGGTGTGTTTGCTCTGTTTgcgctctgcgtgtgcatgaTTGTGCGGTGCACACGGGTGTACGACGGCACCAAGCACGCACCCAAGATGGCGCCCTTCGCCATGCTCACCATCGGCCCCTGCCGCGGCGAGGAGCTCTGGGACCTCGCATCGGATCAGATGGTGGAGGTGACAGAACGTCTTGGCCATGTCCTGGCTCAGCAGATGGTGCGGCACGGCGCCTACCAGATTCAGCAGGTGCACCCACTCACCACATCGTACGTCAtgcgcagcgtcgcggcggcTGTGCAGATGGCCTTCAGCACGATCGAGGAGCTCTATAGCTGCCCCATCGACGatccgctgcgccgccttctcggTGACGAGGGTCGCCTACTGCTCTCCTACGCTGTACACTGGTgcaccgacgctgccgtgcgctTGGAAGTAATGGGCAACGGCTTACGCTATGAGGGCCCCGATGTTGTGTACAGTGGCCGCATGTGGGTCTTTGCTGGTCCGAACGTGGTCACTGtgtcgccagcagcgctgccgagcgCGAAGCGCATGCCGCATGTCAAGTGCAAGCTGTTCGACTCGGTGTTCCTGCGCGGCGTCACGACTCGCCAGGACCTCTATGTCGTCACGGATACTTCGAACCATCATctgaaggaggcggaggcctTCGCGGCGGAACAGGTGCGTCGTGCGCGTCAAGCACAGCTGCAGTACACCGCTGGCAAGGAGACGGAGCCTGGCAGCACCTTATACACGCCTCAGGGCCGACTGTTCACCTACCCGGGGATAGGGTACGAGAACAGTGACCTCGACAATGACTCCCTCTGTTTGGCTAGGACCGCTGCGGATGGTGCTAGCGCTGCCTCTGGCAATCGCATCAGCAGCCACCCCATCCCTTTTGCGAACAGTACGGGTGGGTCCCACGTGGCAGCTGGAGGAATAAGAAAGGGCGCCCGCAAGGATGGGGGGGTGGGGTCGTGCAGCGTGCCAGCCTCCACGCCTGACGGCGTGCTGGCAGGAACAGGCGAAAATGGGTCGGAATCGCCGTCGGCACTGTCGTTTGTGGTACCACAGCGACGCATGGTTCGTCGCCCAGCCCGGAAGAACAAGCTTTCCAACGTCGTGTTGGGGTCGCCGACATCTTCATCCAACGTGGCGAACGTGCAGACTGGAAACGCGGTAGAGATGGCAGCCGTAAATCCGCAGACGCCACTCCTGCAGCACAACGCTACTCTCTCCTCGAGCGCAAGCACAAGCGGGACTAACGACATCAGTGGCaaccacagccgcagcgccatcggTGCAGCAAACAACGCGCAGCACCCTGACGTACTCCCCACCAACCCGCTCGTTGTCGTCCCGCCGTCGACCAcgatggtggcagcggcgcatggacccggcggtggcagcggcggtagctcgtcctccacctcgtccagGAACTGTGAGTCGAGTGTCTGGCGACCCGGCAACATTCCGCCCTTCGTCGGGGATAATCCACTCGCTGGCAGCAACACAGGCCCGGGTCCGACTGGCGGTCGAGGCGCCGTCAGCAGCCTGTCGGTTTGTGGCACCTCACACAACAgtgatggcagcgctgcactgcaggATAACGCGTCTGTGCTGGACAACTTCAGCAGtgacctgctgctgcgccccgccatctcctcccaGTCGGACCTACTGCTTCGCGCGGTGTTTGATCGACAGGCTGTCGCACTCGACCTGAGCTACGACTCTGTGCGGGTGCTGGTCTACTACTTTTACTCCAGCTATAAGATCCTGTTTCGCCCGCTGGCCGCGCCGGAGCTGCACAACATCTACCGTCGGCTGGTGACTGCATttggtgtgccgcagcagggcaTCCTCGAGCATCTGgccgcgcgctgcgccacgcgATTCCTTCAACGACATGAGGAAACACAGACTCGCTTGTGGgatcagcagcaccgactgcAGGCGCACATCCGGTCTGTCAGTGCGAGCACGGCTGTGGCAACGTCCTCCGTCTCCGATGACGAAGCCGCGAACATATCCGACTGA
- a CDS encoding hypothetical protein (TriTrypDB/GeneDB-style sysID: LpmP.09.0340) yields MVRVGAKRERPCMLVLHVALRAAALPRMEGPQRMEKGAGASASPRELFIWKTSATAEVYATAVMRSMRAYWQLIGGVRYAGPDALTLVSAVWQGIGSSTPGPEAAARGAGSAEGASSPSPPPTSATKTGAIRSRQLPQRRQRISATQRRTGVLRCAVHLSRSVYGDAGAVHVLRAACACVTQTKVAVPLSQLAVDDGAATVVDASKAGAQKRRSGRAEVDVGDVMEQVCHAAVHVARVEHVLPARQRR; encoded by the coding sequence ATGGTGCGTGTTGGCGCGAAACGGGAGCGCCCGTGCATGCTCGTCCTCCACGTTGCTttgcgtgccgctgcgctgcccagAATGGAAGGACCCCAGCGcatggagaagggggcaggcgcctctgcctcgccgcGAGAGCTCTTTATCTGGAAGACGTCAGCAACCGCGGAGGTGTACGCAACGGCGGTGATGCGCAGCATGCGTGCGTACTGGCAACTGATTGGTGGGGTGCGCTACGCCGGCCCCGATGCCTTGACACTGGTCAGCGCCGTGTGGCAGGGCATTGGCAGCTCTACACCTGGGccggaggcggcagcgcgagggGCAGGGAGTGCTGAGGGCGCTTCATCGCCGAGCCCCCCTCCGACCAGTGCCACTAAAACCGGCGCCATCCGCTCAAGGCAACTGCCgcaacgacggcagcgcatTAGTGCGACCCAGCGGCGCACCGGCGTACTGCGGTGTGCGGTACATCTTTCTCGCTCTGTCTACGGGGATGCAGGCGCCGTACACGTGTTACGAgccgcgtgcgcgtgcgtgacaCAGACTAAAGTAGCGGTACCGCTGTCGCAACTGGCCGTTGATGACGGTGCCGCGACAGTGGTGGACGCTTCGAAAGCCGGCGCGCAAAAGAGACGTAGTGGACGCGCAGAGGTGGATGTCGGGGATGTGATGGAGCAGGTCTGCCACGCAGCCGTGCATGTCGCGCGTGTGGAACACGTGTTGCCGGCACGCCAGCGGCGCTGA